In the Topomyia yanbarensis strain Yona2022 chromosome 3, ASM3024719v1, whole genome shotgun sequence genome, one interval contains:
- the LOC131693883 gene encoding uncharacterized protein K02A2.6-like, whose amino-acid sequence MCSRMFDGDGFARSSKQKECDLNKPLQTKGTSAIAAARLQRWARMLAGYHYTIEHRPDKFMTHADALSRLPLPTLTEVEHVGLGINNLSPSSPAVIDLDIVRTHQKADKILSQVFEYVSRGWPKNIDQSLKPYFLINCHLGIDDNVLYFDDRVVVPDSLKLAIIEQLHSNHDGIVRMKILGRMYIWWKIFDKDVAEFVRKCKVCQQRQAVPKEVVETKWPISQRPFQRIHMDLFYFENNTLLIVVDSFSKFIDVRLMKGSNSIQMIEQVESIFAFFGIAEEVVTDNGPPFNSELFIRFLEANDVKLSKSPPYHPQSNGLAERGVRTVKDVLKK is encoded by the coding sequence ATGTGCTCGAGAATGTTTGACGGTGATGGATTTGCAAGATCGAGTAAGCAAAAAGAATGTGACCTGAACAAACCATTACAAACTAAGGGTACTTCTGCCATCGCTGCTGCAAGGTTGCAACGGTGGGCCCGTATGCTGGCCGGTTACCATTACACAATCGAGCATCGCCCCGATAAATTTATGACCCATGCTGATGCATTGTCTCGTCTTCCGTTACCAACTCTAACAGAGGTAGAACATGTTGGTCTTGGAATTAATAatctctcaccgagcagtcctGCAGTCATTGATCTTGATATCGTTCGCACTCACCAAAAAGCAGATAAAATTTTATCGCAGGTGTTTGAATATGTGTCTCGTGGATGGCCAAAGAACATCGATCAATCGTTGAAACCATATTTTTTAATCAACTGTCATCTAGGGATTGACGATAATGTCTTATATTTCGACGATAGGGTTGTTGTCCCCGATAGTCTTAAACTGGCTATAATTGAACAACTTCATTCGAATCACGATGGAATCGTTAGAATGAAAATTTTAGGTCGTATGTATATCTGGTGGAAAATTTTTGATAAGGATGTAGCTGAATTTGTACGAAAATGCAAAGTTTGCCAACAACGTCAAGCTGTACCTAAAGAAGTTGTTGAAACCAAATGGCCAATTTCTCAACGTCCTTTTCAAAGGATTCACAtggatttgttttattttgaaaataacaCTCTGTTGATAGTTGTAGATAGTTTTTCTAAATTTATTGATGTACGCTTAATGAAAGGTTCGAATAGTATACAAATGATAGAGCAGGTAGAatcgatttttgcattttttggaaTTGCAGAAGAAGTTGTCACAGATAATGGTCCCCCCTTCAACTCAGAACTCTTTATTAGATTTTTGGAAGCGAATGATGTCAAGCTTTCGAAATCTCCCCCTTACCACCCCCAATCCAACGGGTTGGCCGAGAGAGGTGTAAGAACGGTTAAGGATGTTCTGAAGAAATAG